In Gymnogyps californianus isolate 813 chromosome 1, ASM1813914v2, whole genome shotgun sequence, the following are encoded in one genomic region:
- the LIMS1 gene encoding LIM and senescent cell antigen-like-containing domain protein 1 isoform X3, with protein MTALQLKELSHSGLYRRRRDRPDSAGLPGPQEEKLSNMANALANAICERCRGGFAPAEKIVNSNGELYHEQCFVCAQCFQQFPEGLFYEFEGRKYCEHDFQMLFAPCCHQCGEFIIGRVIKAMNNSWHPECFCCDICQQVLADIGFVKNAGRHLCRPCHNREKARGLGKYICQKCHAIIDEQPLIFKNDPYHPDHFNCANCGKELTADARELKGELYCLPCHDKMGVPICGACRRPIEGRVVNAMGKQWHVEHFVCAKCEKPFLGHRHYERKGLAYCETHYNQLFGDVCFHCNRVIEGDVVSALNKAWCVNCFACSTCNTKLTLKNKFVEFDMKPVCKKCYEKFPLELKKRLKKLAETLGRK; from the exons CAACATGGCGAACGCGCTTGCAAATGCCATCTGCGAgcgctgcaggggtggctttgCCCCTGCCGAGAAAATTGTCAACAGCAACGGTGAGCTGTACCACGAGCAGTGCTTTGTCTGCGCCCAGTGCTTTCAGCAGTTTCCCGAAGGGCTCTTCTACGAG tttGAAGGGAGGAAGTACTGCGAACatgattttcaaatgctttttgccCCTTGCTGCCATCAATGTG GTGAGTTCATTATTGGTCGTGTTATTAAAGCTATGAACAATAGCTGGCATCCAGAGTGCTTCTGCTGTGATATCTGCCAACAAGTATTGGCCGATATTGGATTTGTCAAGAATGCTGGCAG ACATCTCTGCCGTCCTTGCCATAACAGGGAAAAAGCCAGAGGACTGGGAAAGTACATTTGCCAGAAGTGTCATGCCATTATTGATGAACAGCCTCTCATATTCAAAAATGATCCTTATCATCCTGATCATTTCAACTGTGCAAACTGCGG GAAGGAACTTACTGCTGATGCTCGTGAGTTGAAGGGAGAATTATACTGCTTACCCTGCCATGACAAAATGGGTGTCCCCATCTGTGGGGCATGTAGAAGACCAATTGAAGGCCGTGTGGTGAATGCTATGGGCAAACAATGGCATGTGGAG catTTTGTTTGTGCAAAATGTGAAAAGCCATTCCTGGGTCATCGTCATTACGAGAGAAAAGGCTTGGCGTATTGTGAAACCCACTACAATCAG ctaTTTGGTGATGTTTGTTTCCATTGCAACCGTGTGATTGAAGGAGATG TTGTGTCTGCTCTGAATAAGGCATGGTGTGTGAACTGTTTCGCTTGTTCAACTTGCAACACTAAGTTAACACTCAA GAATAAATTTGTTGAGTTTGATATGAAGCCTGTCTGCAAAAAGTGTTATGAGAAGTTTCCTCtagagctgaagaaaagactgaagaaactAGCTGAAACTTTGGGAAGGAAGTAA
- the LIMS1 gene encoding LIM and senescent cell antigen-like-containing domain protein 1 isoform X2: protein MDFQRRAHPYPIPEDEEVAHNVAPDAHNSAGNEGEKPVSKLQRRHSDIKLYKEFCDFYARFNMANALANAICERCRGGFAPAEKIVNSNGELYHEQCFVCAQCFQQFPEGLFYEFEGRKYCEHDFQMLFAPCCHQCGEFIIGRVIKAMNNSWHPECFCCDICQQVLADIGFVKNAGRHLCRPCHNREKARGLGKYICQKCHAIIDEQPLIFKNDPYHPDHFNCANCGKELTADARELKGELYCLPCHDKMGVPICGACRRPIEGRVVNAMGKQWHVEHFVCAKCEKPFLGHRHYERKGLAYCETHYNQLFGDVCFHCNRVIEGDVVSALNKAWCVNCFACSTCNTKLTLKNKFVEFDMKPVCKKCYEKFPLELKKRLKKLAETLGRK, encoded by the exons ATGGACTTCCAGCGCAGAGCTCACCCTTACCCCATCCCGGAGGATGAAGAGGTTGCACACAATGTCGCTCCTGATGCTCACAACTCTGCAGGAAACGAAGGCGAGAAACCGGTGTCAAAATTGCAACGTAGGCACAGTGACATAAAACTCTACAAAGAGTTTTGTGACTTTTATGCAAGATT CAACATGGCGAACGCGCTTGCAAATGCCATCTGCGAgcgctgcaggggtggctttgCCCCTGCCGAGAAAATTGTCAACAGCAACGGTGAGCTGTACCACGAGCAGTGCTTTGTCTGCGCCCAGTGCTTTCAGCAGTTTCCCGAAGGGCTCTTCTACGAG tttGAAGGGAGGAAGTACTGCGAACatgattttcaaatgctttttgccCCTTGCTGCCATCAATGTG GTGAGTTCATTATTGGTCGTGTTATTAAAGCTATGAACAATAGCTGGCATCCAGAGTGCTTCTGCTGTGATATCTGCCAACAAGTATTGGCCGATATTGGATTTGTCAAGAATGCTGGCAG ACATCTCTGCCGTCCTTGCCATAACAGGGAAAAAGCCAGAGGACTGGGAAAGTACATTTGCCAGAAGTGTCATGCCATTATTGATGAACAGCCTCTCATATTCAAAAATGATCCTTATCATCCTGATCATTTCAACTGTGCAAACTGCGG GAAGGAACTTACTGCTGATGCTCGTGAGTTGAAGGGAGAATTATACTGCTTACCCTGCCATGACAAAATGGGTGTCCCCATCTGTGGGGCATGTAGAAGACCAATTGAAGGCCGTGTGGTGAATGCTATGGGCAAACAATGGCATGTGGAG catTTTGTTTGTGCAAAATGTGAAAAGCCATTCCTGGGTCATCGTCATTACGAGAGAAAAGGCTTGGCGTATTGTGAAACCCACTACAATCAG ctaTTTGGTGATGTTTGTTTCCATTGCAACCGTGTGATTGAAGGAGATG TTGTGTCTGCTCTGAATAAGGCATGGTGTGTGAACTGTTTCGCTTGTTCAACTTGCAACACTAAGTTAACACTCAA GAATAAATTTGTTGAGTTTGATATGAAGCCTGTCTGCAAAAAGTGTTATGAGAAGTTTCCTCtagagctgaagaaaagactgaagaaactAGCTGAAACTTTGGGAAGGAAGTAA
- the LIMS1 gene encoding LIM and senescent cell antigen-like-containing domain protein 1 isoform X1, producing the protein MDFQRRAHPYPIPEDEEVAHNVAPDAHNSAGNEGEKPVSKLQRRHSDIKLYKEFCDFYARFNMANALANAICERCRGGFAPAEKIVNSNGELYHEQCFVCAQCFQQFPEGLFYEFEGRKYCEHDFQMLFAPCCHQCGEFIIGRVIKAMNNSWHPECFCCDICQQVLADIGFVKNAGRHLCRPCHNREKARGLGKYICQKCHAIIDEQPLIFKNDPYHPDHFNCANCGKELTADARELKGELYCLPCHDKMGVPICGACRRPIEGRVVNAMGKQWHVEHFVCAKCEKPFLGHRHYERKGLAYCETHYNQLFGDVCFHCNRVIEGDVVSALNKAWCVNCFACSTCNTKLTLKDKFVEIDLKPVCKHCYEKMPDEFKRRLAKREREAKDKEKQKKKKPICL; encoded by the exons ATGGACTTCCAGCGCAGAGCTCACCCTTACCCCATCCCGGAGGATGAAGAGGTTGCACACAATGTCGCTCCTGATGCTCACAACTCTGCAGGAAACGAAGGCGAGAAACCGGTGTCAAAATTGCAACGTAGGCACAGTGACATAAAACTCTACAAAGAGTTTTGTGACTTTTATGCAAGATT CAACATGGCGAACGCGCTTGCAAATGCCATCTGCGAgcgctgcaggggtggctttgCCCCTGCCGAGAAAATTGTCAACAGCAACGGTGAGCTGTACCACGAGCAGTGCTTTGTCTGCGCCCAGTGCTTTCAGCAGTTTCCCGAAGGGCTCTTCTACGAG tttGAAGGGAGGAAGTACTGCGAACatgattttcaaatgctttttgccCCTTGCTGCCATCAATGTG GTGAGTTCATTATTGGTCGTGTTATTAAAGCTATGAACAATAGCTGGCATCCAGAGTGCTTCTGCTGTGATATCTGCCAACAAGTATTGGCCGATATTGGATTTGTCAAGAATGCTGGCAG ACATCTCTGCCGTCCTTGCCATAACAGGGAAAAAGCCAGAGGACTGGGAAAGTACATTTGCCAGAAGTGTCATGCCATTATTGATGAACAGCCTCTCATATTCAAAAATGATCCTTATCATCCTGATCATTTCAACTGTGCAAACTGCGG GAAGGAACTTACTGCTGATGCTCGTGAGTTGAAGGGAGAATTATACTGCTTACCCTGCCATGACAAAATGGGTGTCCCCATCTGTGGGGCATGTAGAAGACCAATTGAAGGCCGTGTGGTGAATGCTATGGGCAAACAATGGCATGTGGAG catTTTGTTTGTGCAAAATGTGAAAAGCCATTCCTGGGTCATCGTCATTACGAGAGAAAAGGCTTGGCGTATTGTGAAACCCACTACAATCAG ctaTTTGGTGATGTTTGTTTCCATTGCAACCGTGTGATTGAAGGAGATG TTGTGTCTGCTCTGAATAAGGCATGGTGTGTGAACTGTTTCGCTTGTTCAACTTGCAACACTAAGTTAACACTCAA GGATAAGTTTGTTGAAATTGATCTAAAACCTGTCTGCAAACACTGTTATGAGAAAATGCCAGATGAATTTAAGCGACGACTTGCCAAACGGGAACGTGAAGCAAAGGataaagagaagcagaaaaagaaaaagccaatctgtttgtaa